In one window of Streptosporangium album DNA:
- a CDS encoding TniB family NTP-binding protein, producing MSSDYQPPERSPVTQPEMEIFDDLGQHSLATREGFTAFTSQGIIEPPELLSAADLIALTDPELDIYNDVRQRFHSQLLLVATPDIMRVTAVGQKLIRNNRGKQLGRKGLAVVGAAGTGKSTCITQLGKKHQIDQQRRAPGLQGRIPVAYIVAPHEATPVKLSLELAAFLGLPVNRWDGEPYITRAVVSVLRKVGCGLVLVDEIQRVELGTADGAKAADYLKYLFDSIPATFVFAGTPDLTLFDGPRGQQFASRFKTITTTAFGYGLKAHRELWDKLVVSMEEPLRLHKHRPGMLLEHAHYLHSRTGGMIGSLDQLIHDAANDAIADGTEKITKKHLDEVLLDTTAEQQYSPVPHPRPATAGMAARRRGRP from the coding sequence GTGAGCAGCGACTACCAGCCACCGGAGAGATCGCCGGTGACGCAGCCGGAGATGGAGATCTTCGACGACCTGGGCCAGCACTCGCTGGCGACCAGGGAGGGCTTCACCGCATTCACCTCCCAGGGCATCATCGAGCCGCCCGAGCTGCTGTCGGCCGCTGACCTGATCGCGTTGACCGACCCTGAGCTGGATATCTACAACGACGTCCGGCAGCGGTTCCACAGTCAACTGCTGCTGGTCGCCACCCCCGACATCATGCGAGTCACAGCGGTCGGACAGAAACTGATCCGCAACAACCGCGGCAAGCAGCTCGGCCGCAAGGGGCTGGCGGTGGTGGGCGCCGCCGGCACCGGCAAGTCGACCTGCATCACCCAGCTCGGCAAGAAGCACCAGATCGACCAGCAGCGTCGTGCTCCCGGCTTGCAGGGCCGGATTCCAGTGGCCTACATCGTCGCCCCGCACGAGGCCACTCCGGTCAAACTGTCGCTGGAGCTGGCGGCCTTCCTCGGCTTGCCGGTGAACCGGTGGGACGGCGAGCCCTACATCACCCGCGCCGTGGTGTCGGTGCTGCGCAAGGTCGGCTGCGGCCTGGTCCTGGTTGATGAGATCCAGCGAGTGGAGCTGGGCACCGCCGACGGCGCCAAGGCCGCCGACTACCTGAAATACCTGTTCGACAGCATCCCGGCCACCTTCGTGTTCGCGGGCACCCCCGACCTGACCCTGTTCGACGGGCCCCGCGGACAGCAGTTCGCCAGCCGATTCAAGACCATCACCACCACCGCGTTCGGCTACGGCCTCAAGGCCCACCGCGAACTCTGGGACAAACTGGTGGTGAGCATGGAAGAACCCCTCCGGTTGCACAAGCATCGCCCCGGGATGCTTTTAGAACACGCCCACTACCTGCACAGCCGCACCGGTGGCATGATCGGCAGCCTGGACCAGCTCATCCATGACGCCGCCAACGACGCCATCGCCGACGGCACCGAGAAGATCACCAAGAAGCATCTGGACGAGGTGCTGTTGGACACCACCGCTGAACAACAGTATTCCCCTGTCCCGCACCCGCGCCCCGCCACCGCTGGCATGGCCGCCCGGCGAAGGGGCCGGCCATGA
- a CDS encoding Mu transposase C-terminal domain-containing protein, which yields MVDRPVLRIGDRVRFEGAEHQVVALSGNAVRLLSTANEASVVLAPYLQAAPDFAVLGGGDQGDGRVARVPPLGLLATLPEQVLTAAREWERHLVEVETGLPLGAPEGTQPRPEYDPVLHSLVERERAKAEELCRAGTKASVRTVRRMRARYRDQGLWGLVDTRYARRAKPTGNVDARVVEAAARVIDAQTSTSTGTKGRVISQIKQGLEEEYGPGTVPLPGKTTFYKLVDVLAAGKHTFGSATTRRQMANRPEGAFTATTASRPGEQVQMDGTLLDVMAVMDDGVIGRPELVAAVDVATRTICAAVLRPVGAKAVDAALLLARMMTPEPMRPGWDEALAMKASRIPHQRLVSIDTRLELAAAKPVIAADTVVIDHGRVFVSEVFLRACDTLGISVQPAHQQTGTDKAIMERTFESINTLFCQHVAGYTGRDVTHRGADVDERAVWSLPDLQEQLDEWVVAGWQSRPHEGLRHPFTPDQPASPNDAYAALVTAAGYIPIALSGEDYIELLPAEWRAIGDGGVQINYRTYTCPELRAYSHYPSPITAKGGRWEVHYDPYDVTRVWIRNHYRGGWIMAPWRHASLVAQPFADFTWRHARKIAAQRGVDATNETAVAVVLAALLRRAGQGPDPTERALARTRAAAAVRNHLPPDLLPTLTASTIAADEITEQADAESVTTAESSVAGHPANQKARRARAAQMTDRDADESDEDEPLQGTVVGFGLFDPFADDQEGLAR from the coding sequence GTGGTTGACCGGCCGGTGCTGCGCATCGGCGACCGGGTGCGGTTCGAGGGCGCCGAGCACCAGGTGGTGGCATTGTCCGGCAACGCGGTGCGGTTGTTGTCGACGGCGAACGAGGCCAGTGTGGTGCTGGCGCCGTATCTGCAGGCTGCGCCGGACTTCGCCGTCTTGGGCGGGGGAGATCAGGGCGACGGGCGCGTGGCGCGGGTGCCGCCGCTGGGGTTGTTGGCCACCTTGCCAGAACAGGTGCTGACGGCTGCCCGGGAATGGGAGCGGCATCTGGTGGAGGTGGAGACCGGGCTCCCGCTGGGCGCACCCGAGGGAACACAGCCTCGTCCGGAGTACGACCCGGTGCTGCATTCTCTGGTCGAGCGGGAGCGCGCCAAGGCAGAGGAGTTGTGCAGGGCGGGGACGAAGGCGAGTGTCCGGACGGTCCGGCGGATGCGTGCTCGCTACCGTGATCAGGGGTTATGGGGGCTGGTCGACACCCGATACGCACGGCGGGCCAAGCCGACCGGGAACGTGGATGCCCGTGTGGTCGAGGCCGCGGCCCGGGTGATCGACGCGCAGACCAGCACGTCGACGGGCACCAAGGGCAGGGTGATCAGCCAGATCAAGCAGGGTCTGGAAGAGGAGTATGGGCCCGGGACAGTGCCATTGCCGGGGAAGACGACCTTTTACAAGCTGGTGGATGTGCTGGCGGCAGGGAAGCACACTTTCGGGTCGGCGACCACCCGCCGCCAGATGGCCAACCGCCCTGAGGGCGCGTTTACCGCGACCACCGCGTCCCGGCCCGGCGAGCAGGTCCAGATGGATGGCACTTTGCTGGATGTGATGGCGGTGATGGACGATGGGGTGATCGGCCGTCCCGAACTGGTCGCCGCGGTTGATGTCGCCACCCGGACCATCTGCGCTGCGGTGTTACGCCCGGTCGGTGCGAAGGCGGTGGACGCGGCGTTGCTCCTGGCGCGGATGATGACGCCGGAGCCGATGCGGCCCGGCTGGGATGAAGCGCTGGCGATGAAGGCCTCCAGGATCCCGCATCAGCGGCTGGTGAGCATCGACACGCGGCTGGAGTTGGCGGCGGCCAAGCCGGTCATAGCGGCTGACACCGTGGTGATTGACCACGGCAGGGTGTTCGTGTCGGAGGTGTTTCTACGTGCCTGCGACACCCTCGGCATCTCGGTGCAGCCCGCCCATCAGCAGACCGGCACCGACAAGGCGATCATGGAGCGGACGTTCGAGTCGATCAACACCCTGTTCTGCCAGCACGTGGCCGGCTACACCGGCCGGGATGTCACCCACCGCGGCGCCGATGTCGATGAGCGAGCGGTGTGGTCACTACCTGACCTGCAGGAACAGCTGGACGAGTGGGTTGTTGCCGGGTGGCAGTCGCGACCGCATGAAGGCTTGCGCCACCCATTCACCCCTGACCAGCCCGCCTCCCCCAACGACGCATACGCTGCCCTGGTCACGGCTGCGGGCTACATCCCGATCGCGTTGTCGGGTGAGGACTACATCGAGTTGCTGCCGGCGGAGTGGCGGGCGATTGGGGATGGCGGAGTGCAGATCAACTACCGCACCTATACCTGCCCCGAGCTGCGCGCCTACAGCCACTACCCGTCGCCGATCACGGCCAAGGGCGGTCGGTGGGAGGTTCATTACGACCCTTACGACGTCACCCGGGTCTGGATTCGCAACCACTACCGGGGCGGGTGGATCATGGCGCCGTGGCGTCACGCGTCCCTGGTGGCGCAGCCCTTCGCCGACTTCACCTGGAGGCACGCCCGCAAGATCGCCGCGCAGCGCGGGGTAGACGCCACCAACGAGACCGCCGTCGCGGTGGTGCTGGCCGCGTTGCTGCGGCGGGCTGGGCAGGGCCCCGATCCGACTGAGCGGGCCTTGGCTCGCACCCGGGCCGCCGCGGCGGTCCGCAATCACCTGCCGCCTGACCTGCTGCCCACGCTCACGGCCAGCACCATCGCGGCCGATGAGATCACTGAGCAGGCCGATGCGGAATCCGTAACAACCGCAGAGTCATCGGTCGCTGGACACCCTGCCAACCAGAAGGCCCGGCGAGCGCGGGCAGCCCAGATGACCGATCGAGACGCCGACGAAAGCGACGAGGACGAGCCGTTACAGGGCACGGTCGTCGGATTCGGACTCTTCGATCCCTTCGCTGACGACCAGGAGGGCCTGGCCCGGTGA